One window from the genome of Ignavibacteria bacterium encodes:
- the fusA gene encoding elongation factor G, whose translation MKEFSTEQIRNIAVAGHGGSGKTSFTEAILFTAGASTRLGKVEDGSTHSDYRADEIERKISINTSLLNCEWNNTKINILDTPGYTDFTGDVKASMRVADTAVIVLKAFEGVEVGTELAWNYTKEYQLPTIFVINKIDGEHVDLPKVLKMVHDRFGGDVTVVEIPLVTGPNFHGVVDILKMKALEYQSDKGKYVEKEIPSDHLQEAKYLRESFIEKIAESDEKLIEKFFEQGTLSDEELRNGFQTAFFNRKIFPLLSCSSTKNVGIAGLLDFLIEYAPHPAQRDKTKAKFSGTEKEIIIPMESKGEPVGFIFKTVSEPHVGELSFFKVYSGTFTHGLDLVNQKNGKPERLSQLYVMNGKERKEVGHVFAGDLAAVVKLKDTHTNNTLSSKSFSIVLPLIQFPEPVISQSITAKSKGDEDKIGNALHRLHEEDPTFVVSHDQELVQTIINGQGELHLTILVKRMKDRYGVEVDIREPRYAFRERIRGTSRVSYRHKKQSGGAGQFGEVYFHMEAYREGAPYPSDLTIRGKELEDLPWGGKLEFVNAIVGGAVDAKFVPAVKKGIMDIMTSGVIAGYPVSDVRVILHDGKMHPVDSNENAFKTAGKMAFKDGFLQSKPVLYEPIYEIEVTVPEENMGDIMGDISGRRGKILGMDSNGTYQIVKALVPLKELYRYSTTVRSMTQGRGIHRQKFAHYEEMPREIMEKVITEAKHKVEEE comes from the coding sequence ATGAAAGAATTTTCCACTGAACAAATCAGAAATATAGCAGTTGCTGGGCACGGAGGTTCCGGAAAAACATCATTTACCGAAGCAATACTTTTTACTGCGGGCGCATCAACGCGTTTGGGAAAAGTCGAAGATGGTTCCACCCATTCCGATTATCGCGCCGACGAAATAGAACGAAAAATTTCTATCAACACTTCGTTATTGAATTGTGAATGGAACAATACAAAAATCAATATCCTCGATACTCCCGGATATACGGATTTCACGGGCGATGTAAAAGCATCAATGCGAGTTGCCGATACTGCAGTCATTGTACTCAAAGCATTTGAAGGAGTTGAAGTCGGAACGGAACTTGCGTGGAATTATACAAAGGAATATCAACTTCCAACAATTTTTGTCATCAATAAAATTGACGGCGAACACGTTGATTTGCCAAAGGTTTTGAAAATGGTTCACGACCGTTTTGGCGGAGATGTAACAGTTGTTGAAATCCCTCTTGTTACTGGTCCTAATTTTCACGGTGTTGTTGATATTCTCAAAATGAAAGCGTTGGAATATCAATCGGATAAAGGAAAATATGTTGAAAAAGAAATTCCTTCTGACCATTTGCAAGAAGCAAAATATTTACGCGAATCATTTATTGAAAAAATTGCAGAGAGCGACGAAAAACTGATAGAGAAATTTTTTGAACAAGGAACTTTGAGCGACGAGGAATTGCGCAACGGATTTCAAACAGCATTTTTCAACAGAAAAATATTTCCTTTGCTTTCTTGTTCTTCCACTAAAAATGTTGGTATCGCGGGCTTGTTAGATTTTCTTATTGAGTATGCACCGCATCCGGCACAACGCGATAAAACAAAAGCCAAATTTTCCGGAACAGAAAAAGAAATAATTATTCCGATGGAAAGTAAAGGAGAACCTGTTGGGTTTATTTTCAAAACTGTTTCAGAACCACACGTGGGCGAACTTTCATTCTTCAAAGTGTATTCCGGAACGTTTACCCATGGTTTGGATTTGGTAAATCAAAAAAACGGAAAACCGGAACGCCTCTCGCAACTGTACGTAATGAATGGAAAGGAAAGAAAAGAAGTTGGTCATGTGTTTGCTGGCGATTTAGCCGCAGTAGTAAAATTAAAAGATACGCATACAAACAACACTCTATCGAGCAAATCATTTTCTATTGTACTTCCACTCATACAATTTCCGGAACCGGTAATCAGTCAATCCATTACTGCAAAATCGAAAGGGGACGAAGATAAAATCGGAAACGCACTTCATCGTTTGCACGAAGAAGACCCGACATTTGTTGTTTCTCACGATCAGGAATTGGTGCAAACAATAATCAATGGACAAGGTGAATTGCATTTAACGATATTAGTGAAACGAATGAAAGACCGCTATGGAGTTGAAGTAGATATTCGTGAACCTCGTTATGCTTTCCGGGAACGCATACGTGGAACATCGCGCGTAAGTTATCGTCATAAAAAACAATCGGGCGGCGCAGGTCAATTCGGAGAAGTATATTTTCATATGGAAGCGTATCGTGAAGGCGCGCCATATCCATCGGATTTGACTATTCGCGGAAAGGAACTGGAAGATTTGCCGTGGGGAGGAAAACTCGAATTTGTGAACGCCATTGTTGGAGGAGCGGTTGATGCAAAATTTGTTCCAGCAGTAAAAAAAGGGATTATGGATATAATGACAAGCGGAGTTATTGCCGGATATCCGGTTTCTGATGTGCGTGTCATTTTACACGATGGGAAAATGCATCCCGTAGATTCGAATGAAAATGCGTTCAAAACTGCGGGTAAAATGGCGTTCAAAGATGGATTTTTACAGTCGAAACCTGTATTGTACGAACCGATTTATGAAATTGAAGTAACTGTTCCCGAAGAAAATATGGGTGATATCATGGGAGATATTTCAGGACGCAGGGGAAAAATTTTAGGAATGGATTCGAACGGAACGTATCAAATTGTCAAAGCATTAGTTCCGTTGAAAGAATTATACCGCTATTCGACAACAGTTCGTTCGATGACGCAGGGACGCGGAATTCATCGGCAGAAGTTTGCGCACTACGAAGAAATGCCTCGTGAAATTATGGAAAAAGTTATTACAGAAGCAAAACATAAAGTTGAAGAGGAATAG
- a CDS encoding HIT domain-containing protein produces the protein MERLWSPWRSKYIATFSEKKENKKESCAMCEAYKANDDDERLIAWREQHCFVLMNLFPYNSGHLLIVPYKHTATISNLDENERKEIMQLICNLSEVLRSVMHAEGLNIGCNVGRIAGAGIESHIHFHIVPRWNGDTNFLPVFADTKVISEEMHGTMVKLRRAFGV, from the coding sequence ATGGAACGACTTTGGTCTCCGTGGCGCTCAAAATACATTGCAACGTTTTCTGAAAAAAAAGAAAACAAGAAAGAATCGTGCGCAATGTGTGAAGCATATAAAGCGAACGACGATGATGAACGTCTTATCGCTTGGAGAGAACAACATTGTTTCGTCTTGATGAATTTGTTTCCGTATAACAGCGGGCATTTATTGATTGTACCATATAAACATACCGCAACAATCAGTAATCTCGATGAGAATGAGAGGAAGGAAATAATGCAATTGATATGCAACCTTTCCGAAGTACTGCGTTCCGTGATGCATGCTGAAGGATTAAATATCGGATGTAATGTTGGTCGTATTGCAGGTGCAGGAATTGAAAGCCATATTCATTTTCATATTGTTCCCCGATGGAACGGCGACACAAATTTTCTTCCGGTTTTTGCCGACACAAAAGTTATTTCAGAAGAAATGCATGGTACGATGGTGAAGTTACGGAGAGCATTTGGAGTGTGA